Proteins from a single region of Trichoderma asperellum chromosome 3, complete sequence:
- a CDS encoding uncharacterized protein (TransMembrane:3 (o65-83i157-174o180-198i)) has translation MNMGMPTGTTAAGSSPTGSAMNSSMGDMGDMMGMGGSCQISMLWNWNVIDACFISETWQIKSKGMFAGSCIGVILLVMALEFLRRLSKEYDRFLIKQHTDKFQESPAPTTTAAAKPAAAADATKTGLESVNSREVACPVATAMPPFRPSVFQQAIRALIHMVQFAVAYFVMLLAMYYNGYFIICIFIGAYLGSFIFGWETLSVGPKQTSAANEATVCCG, from the exons ATGAACATGGGCATGCCCACTGGCACCACGGCTGCGGGCTCCAGTCCCACCGGCAGCGCCATGAACAGCTCCATGGGCGACATGGGCGACATGATGGGCATGGGAGGCTCATGCCAGATCTCT ATGCTCTGGAACTGGAACGTCATTGATGCCTGCTTCATCTCCGAGACCTGGCAAATCAAGTCCAAGGGCATGTTTGCGGGCTCCTGCATCGGcgtcatcctcctcgtcatgGCTCTGGAGTTCCTCCGCCGCCTGTCCAAGGAGTACGACCGCTTCCTCATCAAGCAGCACACCGACAAGTTCCAGGAATCGCCCGctcccaccaccaccgctgcggccaagcctgctgctgcagccgatGCCACCAAGACGGGACTCGAGTCTGTCAACAGCAGAGAGGTGGCTTGCCCTGTCGCCACTGCCATGCCTCCCTTCCGCCCAAGCGTGTTCCAGCAGGCCATCCGTGCGTTGATACACATGGTTCAGTTTGCTGTTGCGTACTTTGTCATGCTGCTGGCCATGTACTACAACGGTTActtcatcatctgcatcttcatcggTGCTTACCTTGGCTCCTTCATCTTTGGATGGGAGACGCTGAGCGTGGG CCCGAAGCAAACCAGTGCTGCCAACGAGGCTACCGTCTGCTGCGGCTAG
- a CDS encoding uncharacterized protein (EggNog:ENOG41) yields MPTIGVFPASGGLGTSTYTHLFNKVSPSNTVLISRHPDKTPHIYQGQGVQLRQASYEASPSELEAAFKDIDVLFLISYPSHVHEYRTSLQIPALDAAYRAGVKHIFYSSLAFALPDKDTTLAEVMGAHLDSEAHLRKLAALDPGFSWTAIREGLYHESFPIYTAFLDLNDPATTEIRIPHDGSGPGISWAKRDELGEASANLIAQYVQDPTAFSWKNRLIALTGPREWSLADTVKFLSTVAGRDLQIRDVTVDEYATQPQVVAKFGSKPLAQTWATAWDAIRAGEASYVSSSLEQLLGRRPEEFDVTIKNLYKVSKE; encoded by the coding sequence ATGCCAACCATCGGCGTCTTCCCCGCCTCAGGCGGCCTCGGCACCAGCACTTACACCCATCTCTTCAACAAAGTGTCCCCTTCCAACACCGTCCTCATCAGCCGCCACCCAGACAAGACTCCCCATATCTACCAAGGCCAGGGCGTCCAGCTTCGTCAAGCTTCATACGAGGCATCGCCTTCAGAGCTAGAAGCCGCCTTTAAAGACATCGACGTCCTGTTCCTCATATCCTACCCCAGCCATGTCCACGAGTACCGCACATCACTGCAAATTCCAGCTCTTGATGCCGCTTACAGAGCCGGCGTCAAGCATATCTTCTACTCGTCCCTCGCTTTTGCCCTGCCAGACAAGGATACCACGCTCGCAGAGGTAATGGGTGCCCACCTCGACTCGGAGGCGCATCTGCGCAAATTAGCTGCCTTGGATCCTGGTTTCTCCTGGACTGCCATCCGTGAGGGTCTCTACCATGAGTCATTCCCCATTTATACCGCTTTCCTGGATCTGAATGATCCGGCGACCACTGAAATCCGTATTCCCCACGATGGCTCTGGTCCTGGTATAAGTTGGGCGAAGCGAGATGAGCTGGGCGAAGCCTCGGCAAATCTGATTGCTCAGTACGTTCAGGACCCAACCGCTTTCTCCTGGAAGAACAGGCTTATAGCCCTGACCGGACCTCGTGAATGGTCTCTCGCTGATACCGTCAAATTCCTCTCCACTGTGGCTGGGAGAGATTTGCAAATTCGGGACGTTACTGTGGATGAATATGCCACGCAGCCGCAGGTCGTTGCAAAGTTTGGATCTAAACCTCTTGCACAGACTTGGGCAACTGCGTGGGATGCCATTCGTGCTGGAGAGGCATCCTATGTATCGTCTTCTTTGGAGCAGTTGCTGGGGCGTCGGCCAGAGGAATTCGATGTCACCATCAAGAACCTCTATAAAGTGAGTAAAGAATAA
- a CDS encoding uncharacterized protein (EggNog:ENOG41) yields MDTNPMVRCHCGAVSFRVVLPKPLTVDVCHCLECQRQSSSAFGVSAVFPVEGMLPLAEDLQPRVGMWTRKTDSGRTLECYFCKTCGVRLIHRGLLPDGTSSQILTVKGGCMENLSLEAARHIYTRTARVPVPEGSYSGPPDQY; encoded by the coding sequence ATGGATACCAATCCCATGGTCCGCTGTCACTGCGGCGCCGTGTCTTTCCGGGTCGTGCTCCCCAAGCCTCTCACAGTTGACGTATGCCACTGTCTGGAGTGCCAGAGACAATCCTCGTCGGCATTTGGCGTCTCGGCCGTCTTCCCTGTTGAGGGCATGCTTCCCTTGGCCGAGGACTTACAGCCTCGCGTCGGGATGTGGACACGCAAGACTGATTCGGGACGCACGCTGGAGTGTTATTTTTGCAAGACATGTGGGGTTCGCTTGATCCATCGGGGTCTGCTGCCAGATGGAACATCTTCGCAGATATTGACTGTCAAGGGAGGTTGTATGGAAAACTTGAGCCTCGAAGCTGCAAGACACATCTACACAAGAACAGCCAGAGTACCGGTGCCGGAAGGTAGTTACTCTGGGCCTCCCGATCAATATTGA
- a CDS encoding uncharacterized protein (TransMembrane:8 (o52-72i84-105o125-147i299-318o324-347i359-379o391-414i435-452o)): MDGVAGEVMARDAWASIPSSLLRAELQRRQNDGEKPQCGGHNSGWYDTAAHVFALLLILVLSTLACGLPLFSRRATTGHRQKEILFYSQHIGTGVLIATAFVHLLPTAFSSLTDPCLPYFFSKGYTPLPGLIAMISALVVVGVESYLTARGAGHSHSHAHDFWDENDEAEGDAQELHLSRENLADRRARMTGRRAADMDISLGDLEASEGLVAGVSPLPESSPVVPRRKSTEHADDDDRDSDLDLDLGELDPAPAGGSAQNGQYSSLAKPNGASGRRHSLDGNQLQSPEEQKRRMLQCLLLEAGILFHSVFIGMAISVATGPAFIVFLVAISFHQSFEGMALGSRIATIQFPKGSIRPWLMVLAYGTTTPIGQAIGLVLQKKWDPSSATGLVVVGTTNAISSGLLVYAGLVQLLAEDFLTEKSYRILKGKRRVQAYFSVVAGAALMAAVGAFA; encoded by the exons ATGGATGGCGTCGCCGGCGAGGTGATGGCGAGAG ATGCCTGGGCGTCAATTCCTTCAAGCCTGCTGCGTGCTGAACTTCAGAGACGACAAAACGACGGCGAGAAGCCCCAATGTGGCGGACACAACTCGGGATGGTACGACACGGCCGCGCACGTCTTTGCGCTGCTCCTGATACTTGTCCTTAGCACGCTTG CTTGCGGCCTCCCTCTGTTCTCACGGCGAGCAACGACGGGACATCGACAAAAGGAGATATTGTTCTACAGCCAGCATATCGGCACTGGTGTCCTCATTGCCACGGCTTTTGTACACCTCCTTCCGACTGCCTTCTCATCCCTGACCGACCCATGTCTGCCGTATTTCTTCAGCAAGGGATACACTCCTTTGCCAGGACTCATTGCCATGATCTCCGCCCTGGTCGTCGTGGGAGTCGAGTCGTATTTGACGGCTCGAGGCGCAGGCCATTCGCATTCGCATGCGCACGACTTCTGGGACGAGAACGACGAGGCCGAGGGCGATGCACAGGAGCTGCATTTATCCAGAGAGAATCTAGCCGACAGACGAGCGCGTATGACTGGACGACGAGCAGCGGACATGGATATTTCTTTAGGTGATTTGGAGGCATCAGAAGGCCTTGTCGCCGGCGTTTCTCCCTTGCCGGAGTCGAGCCCGGTGGTGCCACGGCGCAAATCCACCGAACATGCGGACGACGATGATCGAGACTCCGATCTCGACTTGGATCTAGGGGAACTTGACCCTGCTCCGGCTGGCGGCAGCGCACAGAATGGCCAGTACTCTTCGCTTGCGAAGCCCAACGGCGCCTCAGGCCGCCGACACTCCCTAGACGGTAACCAGCTACAGTCCCCAGAGGAGCAAAAGCGTCGGATGTTGCAGTGTCTGTTACTGGAGGCGGGCATCCTGTTCCACAGCGTTTTCATAGGAATGGCCATCTCTGTGGCTACGGGCCCCGCATTTATCGTGTTCCTGGTTGCCATCAGCTTCCACCAGTCGTTTGAAGGCATGGCCCTGGGAAGCCGAATCGCAACGATCCAGTTCCCCAAAGGATCCATCCGTCCTTGGCTGATGGTTCTCGCCTACGGGACTACCACTCCCATAGGCCAGGCCATCGGCCTAGTTCTGCAGAAGAAATGGGATCCGAGCAGCGCTACCGGCCTGGTGGTTGTGGGCACTACTAACGCCATCTCCTCAGGCCTGCTGGTCTATGCTGGTCTGGTCCAGTTGCTGGCCGAGGATTTCTTGACGGAGAAGAGCTATCGCATTTTAAAAGGCAAGAGGCGCGTACAGGCCTACTTTTCAGTCGTGGCTGGCGCGGCGCTCATGGCAGCAGTGGGAGCGTTTGCTTAA
- a CDS encoding uncharacterized protein (TransMembrane:3 (o51-69i143-160o166-184i)) translates to MPDLCENMPHSSPAMRKATKVKLTAPQMLWNWNVIDACFISETWQIKSKGMFAGSCIGVILLVMALEFLRRLSKEYDRFLIKQHTDKFQESPAPTTTAAAKPAAAADATKTGLESVNSREVACPVATAMPPFRPSVFQQAIRALIHMVQFAVAYFVMLLAMYYNGYFIICIFIGAYLGSFIFGWETLSVGPKQTSAANEATVCCG, encoded by the exons ATGCCAGATCTCTGTGAGAATATGCCCCATTCGTCTCCCGCAATGAGAAAAGCAACAAAAGTCAAGCTGACCGCGCCGCAGATGCTCTGGAACTGGAACGTCATTGATGCCTGCTTCATCTCCGAGACCTGGCAAATCAAGTCCAAGGGCATGTTTGCGGGCTCCTGCATCGGcgtcatcctcctcgtcatgGCTCTGGAGTTCCTCCGCCGCCTGTCCAAGGAGTACGACCGCTTCCTCATCAAGCAGCACACCGACAAGTTCCAGGAATCGCCCGctcccaccaccaccgctgcggccaagcctgctgctgcagccgatGCCACCAAGACGGGACTCGAGTCTGTCAACAGCAGAGAGGTGGCTTGCCCTGTCGCCACTGCCATGCCTCCCTTCCGCCCAAGCGTGTTCCAGCAGGCCATCCGTGCGTTGATACACATGGTTCAGTTTGCTGTTGCGTACTTTGTCATGCTGCTGGCCATGTACTACAACGGTTActtcatcatctgcatcttcatcggTGCTTACCTTGGCTCCTTCATCTTTGGATGGGAGACGCTGAGCGTGGG CCCGAAGCAAACCAGTGCTGCCAACGAGGCTACCGTCTGCTGCGGCTAG
- a CDS encoding uncharacterized protein (EggNog:ENOG41~TransMembrane:7 (o90-112i133-152o164-183i220-241o261-281i302-325o345-366i)), with the protein MVRYEVFDARELLSFPDGDNSTDTVFGAIHFNLTTLKHWNYTYYSNGTLSNNSKCYLTYEPYQPVLLYTNGSFINATKCYSAVDPIGVRGYVGIGFAAMFAIALMLTLTTLAKHGKMYLPKEKRFYPIGRRWQWYWGCFVCACALVSLFTNIDIDRYHVQELPIVVTSFFWFLICQGTVALVWESVRHWGSWQERQFVDPNPFVYRTDDRRAKVEFYLPLWVYFWIWMNFFLVVPRSWTFVEMQRSPEQTLAKAIPTATGARFKAGAFCLVIASLTIIYSLRHSIYHYKPRNRGIFNRTWGFIKAVPLRFVLTIPLCFALVAYQVLISFDWTFSVMRYGGIVPVIFAWGYGPSLLILFVQIIYGFASPNEDKALISQRRQRGEVIDQELGIVKKPAWWRRVRGEHLYTLRDKISQNVNEIGGKRGLKARFEDGEREPPLGGDFVTHPSDNTTIEMNSLSHNPRVDRAGVGNLSSTSESHRYTGKSDRRHNERIVEGFSDVIFPNSAEAERQAQRARWIHEISQDGPPSYSDTDRGRPTRHDGPNNAQRNDSTDTTNSTAAPPQQVRSMLDV; encoded by the exons ATGGTCCGCTACGAAGTCTTCGACGCTCGGGAGCTGCTGTCATTTCCCGACGGCGACAACAGCACGGATACCGTCTTCGGGGCCATCCATTTCAACCTCACGACGCTGAAGCACTGGAACTACACCTACTACAGCAATGGCACCTTATCCAACAACTCCAAGTGCTATCTGACGTATGAGCCGTACCAGCCCGTTCTGCTTTACACCAATGGAAGCTTCATCAACGCCACCAAATGCTACAGCGCCGTGGACCCAATCGGTGTCCGAGGCTACGTGGGAATTGGCTTTGCGGCCATGTTTGCCATTGCTCTGATGCTTACGCTCACTACCCTGGCCAAGCATGGCAAGATGTACCTACCCAAGGAGAAGCGCTTCTATCCCATAGGTCGACGTTGGCAGTGGTATTGGGGGTGCTTTGTCTGCGCATGCGCTCTGGTCAGCTTGTTCACAAATATCGACATCGATCGTTATCACGTCCAGGAACTGCCAATCGTTGTCACGTCATTCTTCTGGTTCCTCATTTGCCAAGGAACAGTAGCACTGGTCTGGGAGTCGGTCAGACATTGGGGGAGCTGGCAAGAGAGGCAATTCGTTGACCCCAACCCCTTCGTATATCGAACCGACGACCGGCGCGCCAAAGTAGAGTTTTATCTGCCATTATGGGTTTATTTCTGGATATGGATG AATTTCTTCCTCGTTGTGCCTCGCAGCTGGACGTTCGTGGAAATGCAGCGATCCCCTGAACAAACTCTAGCCAAGGCCATCCCTACTGCCACAGGAGCACGATTCAAAGCTGGAGCCTTTTGTCTAGTTATTGCTTCACTTACCATCATCTACTCGTTGCGCCACTCCATCTATCACTACAAGCCACGGAACCGTGGAATATTCAACCGAACATGGGGCTTCATCAAGGCAGTTCCGCTACGTTTTGTCCTCACCATCCCTCTTTGCTTTGCCCTCGTCGCCTACCAGGTACTTATTTCGTTTGATTGGACATTCTCGGTTATGCGATACGGTGGAATTGTACCCGTCATATTTGCCTGGGGCTATGGCCCCTCTCTGCTTATCCTCTTTGTGCAAATTATATATGGTTTCGCGAGCCCCAACGAAGATAAAGCCCTCATCTCGCAGAGGCGTCAGCGAGGTGAGGTCATCGACCAGGAGCTTGGCATCGTTAAGAAGCCAGCATGGTGGAGGCGTGTTCGAGGCGAACATCTTTACACCCTGCGAGACAAGATTTCACAAAATGTCAACGAAATTGGAGGCAAACGTGGACTCAAAGCCCGGTTTGAAGACGGCGAGAGAGAGCCACCTCTAGGAGGTGATTTTGTCACTCACCCAAGTGATAACACCACCATCGAGATGAATAGTTTGTCTCACAACCCTCGGGTTGATAGGGCTGGCGTAGGGAATTTGTCATCCACAAGCGAGTCGCATCGCTATACGGGAAAATCTGATCGCCGACACAACGAGCGGATTGTTGAAGGCTTTTCCGACGTGATTTTCCCCAACAGTGCAGAAGCTGAGAGACAGGCTCAGAGGGCACGGTGGATTCACGAGATATCGCAAGATGGTCCTCCGTCCTATAGCGATACAGATCGGGGCCGCCCTACCCGACATGATGGGCCAAATAATGCGCAAAGGAACGACAGTACAGATACTACCAACTCCACTGCCGCTCCACCACAGCAAGTTAGAAGCATGCTAGATGTTTAA
- a CDS encoding uncharacterized protein (EggNog:ENOG41), with product MGCCFSSQASNASSHHEQGQDTAPPQQNPHAQTNANAIPEGLFAAPVRAPFAEPAVIPGNDVATSNEAITPNEAVEQRSPEFPAVESSSSATSDQHVILEPTVYVPPPRPSVATELEEAIVEPLSEPAEARSRSSSSSSSSSSSS from the exons atgggctgctgcttctccagccAGGCATCAAATGCCAGTTCCCATCACGAGCAGGGGCAGGATACAGCTCCGCCACAACA GAACCCACACGCCCAGACCAACGCCAACGCCATCCCTGAAGGCCTCTTTGCGGCCCCTGTGAGAGCGCCATTCGCCGAGCCAGCTGTGATACCTGGAAACGATGTCGCCACCAGCAACGAGGCCATAACCCCCAACGAGGCGGTTGAACAAAGATCACCTGAGTTTCCCGCTGTggagtcgtcttcgtcggcGACGTCTGACCAGCATGTGATCCTGGAGCCAACTGTCTATGTGCCTCCCCCTCGACCAAGTGTCGCTACAGAGCTGGAGGAGGCCATTGTCGAACCGCTATCCGAACCTGCTGAAGCTCGATCCaggtcttcatcttcgtcaagctcgagctcgagctcAAGCTGA
- a CDS encoding uncharacterized protein (EggNog:ENOG41) — MAALPDPQAIEEPSYIDYETFLAPDFSPAAFANSLVLSTNNPDDSPLDLSTPLSRVLFDAQEIDSHIDLLTTRSAVPLLQYTQSQTQASKAIVAQLEAQIASLNDSYKQLEKEVIDKHAEAEEIRQVALRLWETLRLGRSMGRCLQLGRQLEAQFSELGNPGAGKGDYGALVRCSYTILSLREVLDSKAPGEEGHGLEKLNAIKSLRDAIIIPIERRITEMSERQIREFATPNNITFAQSEEARSRLVSAMSALYLLSPISGIQLEKWTPKLLVQALDSYVRSALQASTAALSRSLGQLPTLDKSLVEVVSHCQNIASLELILETTEAPTHPLVPASAKKKQQNLVRLLLSRFETSSLISYFWRSMASNISARVQEIATRGGIVARTLRTNKNVVGDAIRQAVIKGSQTPNVFSSSKKKPGVEASWDREIAVMTGSVLNNIGR; from the coding sequence ATGGCAGCGCTACCAGACCCTCAGGCTATTGAAGAGCCATCCTACATCGATTACGAGACATTCCTTGCTCCCGACTTCTCGCCCGCCGCGTTTGCCAATTCACTCGTCCTTTCCACCAACAATCCTGACGACTCCCCGCTTGATCTCTCAACACCCTTGTCGCGAGTCCTCTTTGACGCTCAAGAGATTGACTCTCACATTGACCTCCTCACCACCCGTTCCGCCGTTCCTTTGCTCCAATATACCCAATCGCAGACccaagccagcaaagccATTGTTGCGCAGCTCGAAGCTCAGATCGCAAGCCTGAATGACAGCTATAAGCAACTCGAGAAGGAGGTAATCGATAAGCAtgccgaggctgaggagatcCGCCAGGTCGCCTTGCGCCTTTGGGAGACGCTGAGGCTGGGGAGGTCAATGGGGAGGTGCCTGCAGCTTGGGAGACAGCTCGAGGCACAGTTCTCTGAGCTGGGCAACCCCGGTGCCGGAAAAGGCGACTACGGAGCGCTCGTTCGATGCTCATACACCATCCTCTCGCTGCGCGAAGTTCTGGACAGCAAGGCACCGGGCGAGGAAGGCCATGGGCTCGAGAAGCTCAACGCCATCAAGAGCCTGCGGGACGCCATCATCATACCGATCGAACGACGGATTACCGAGATGTCTGAGCGGCAGATTCGCGAATTTGCTACGCCGAACAACATCACTTTTGCACAGAGCGAGGAGGCACGATCACGATTGGTATCTGCCATGTCTGCACTATATTTGCTGTCGCCGATCAGCGGAATTCAATTGGAGAAATGGACTCCAAAGTTACTTGTACAAGCCCTGGATTCCTATGTCCGCTCTGCTCTGCAAGCAAGCACCGCAGCTCTCTCACGATCTCTCGGACAGCTTCCTACTCTAGACAAATCTCTTGTCGAAGTCGTATCCCACTGCCAGAACATTGCTTCGCTTGAGTTGATTCTCGAAACTACTGAGGCTCCCACCCACCCCTTGGTTCCAGCTtctgcgaagaagaagcagcaaaacCTCGTCCGATTACTGCTGTCTCGATTTGAAACGAGCTCTTTGATTTCCTACTTTTGGCGCAGCATGGCGAGTAATATTTCCGCTCGCGTTCAGGAGATAGCTACCAGAGGAGGCATTGTTGCTCGTACACTACGCACGAATAAGAACGTTGTCGGGGACGCTATTCGACAGGCCGTTATCAAGGGGAGTCAAACACCGAATGTCTtttccagcagcaaaaagaagcccGGCGTCGAAGCAAGCTGGGACCGAGAAATAGCCGTTATGACGGGAAGTGTGTTGAATAACATAGGGCGATGA
- a CDS encoding uncharacterized protein (EggNog:ENOG41), translating to MQEDLQRMELEAREIEPRSHDAGSYNRAREPSLSTYTGQNSPGKPLTNAAQPDNRAYGQNSGGRTRQPDTMDDDAPSFSPFPKVVGDNVPPADEEKEKILWKARNHVLHSQNVNMQITWARDVLNWAEISMDAAAREAAESGNRPPTPRKEHELRNDAVNIIRYLAEQEHPDALYIRAKWLEFGKFGDRVDKREAYAGYKKASDLGNTRSVYRMGMLFEQSNDMSKAKEYYYKGLSLKDSAALYRMGMMSLLGQHGETKDYQGGLERIRNAADCADEDAPQGAYVYGMLIGRDLPDITIPEGLLPYAVETAKMYVEKAAYLGFAKAQLKMGQAYELCQLGCDFNPSYSLHYYGLAAKQGIPEAALGVSRWFLFGYEGVFKKNEELAFKYAHEAASAKLPTGEFAMGYYHEIGIHVSKDVVEAQKWYQLAADHGNKDAVGRLESLSQDKSLSKADHETTTLTRIKSQHGSMRGKRPERFKQANPMPTVSEGADGGPPPLPKLVTSVGSSRPSPVPSPGMRPTIVENNNFAEPSRASFVDSSDRQPAFNIRVDSNAPPMRSQSAAPYPVDDRAQPMNARPGGGAPYPDDDGRPNPGRYNNYPPNQGPAADRPSSAFGIRPSTGGGPGGPGPRPMPGSQSAGNLYPSNQPPLGAGRGRGGPGPGPGPGPGRPYGGDSRPGSAHSNGRGQPPQGYGGPPPGQYGPRTSSRPGPDGYADPHNSGPGGPGGPGGHYPERVGSLPPQAGGHPGRVNTGGPAGPQGFGNGPRPGPGMPSPGMPSPGMPGPGRAGTAPPGQGPPRPDVHSPSPVPSAASAPSKPSKAPSKQGPATFEDMGIPQGKQDGDCVVM from the exons ATGCAGGAGGACCTGCAGCGCATGGAGCTCGAAGCCCGTGAAATTGAGCCGAGAAGCCACGACGCAGGATCCTACAATAGAGCCCGCGAGCCCTCTCTGTCGACCTACACCGGCCAGAACTCGCCCGGCAAACCCTTAACCAACGCCGCCCAGCCCGACAACAGAGCCTACGGCCAGAACAGCGGCGGTCGGACACGGCAGCCCGACACCATGGACGACGACGCCCCGTCATTCTCGCCCTTCCCCAAGGTGGTCGGCGACAACGTGCCACCGGCggacgaggagaaggagaaaatacTGTGGAAGGCCCGAAACCATGTCTTGCACTCGCAGAATGTCAACATGCAAATCACCTGGGCTCGCGATGTGCTCAACTGGGCCGAGATTTCCATGGACGCCGCTGCCAGAGAGGCAGCTGAGAGCGGCAATCGCCCCCCAACTCCGCGCAAGGAGCATGAACTGCGCAACGACGCCGTCAACATTATCCGATACCTGGCCGAGCAGGAGCACCCAGATGCCCTTTACATTCGCGCCAAATGGCTTGAGTTTGGCAAGTTTGGGGATCGTGTCGACAAGCGCGAAGCCTACGCGGGGTACAAGAAGGCGAGCGATCTCGGCAACACGCGGTCAGTATACAGGATGGGCATGCTGTTCGAGCAGTCCAATGACATGTCCAAAGCAAAGGAGTACTATTACAAGGGCCTTAGCTTGAAGGACTCGGCCGCCCTTTACCGCATGGGCATGATGAGTCTGCTTGGCCAGCATGGCGAGACAAAGGATTATCAGGGGGGATTGGAGCGCATCCGAAACGCGGCCGACTGTGCAGACGAAGATGCGCCCCAGGGAGCATACGTGTACGGCATGCTTATCGGACGAGACCTGCCTGACATTACCATACCCGAAGGACTATTGCCTTACGCCGTCGAGACGGCAAAGATGTATGTCGAAAAGGCGGCGTATCTTGGCTTTGCCAAGGCTCAGCTCAAAATGGGTCAGGCATATGAGTTATGTCAGCTGGGGTGCGACTTTAATCCGTCCTACTCTTTACACTACTACGGATTGGCCGCCAAGCAAGGAATCCCAGAGGCTGCTCTTGGTGTCAGCCGATGGTTCCTCTTTGGTTATGAGGGCGTCTtcaagaagaatgaagagctGGCCTTCAAATATGCCCACGAGGCGGCGTCTGCGAAGCTACCCACTGGCGAGTTCGCCATGGGCTACTACCACGAAATCGGTATCCACGTTAGCAAGGACGTTGTCGAAGCCCAGAAATGGTATCAACTCGCGGCCGATCATGGGAACAAGGATGCCGTTGGTCGACTAGAGTCCCTCAGCCAGGATAAGAGTCTTTCAAAAGCAGATCACGAGACCACAACATTAACACGAATCAAATCACAGCACGGTTCAATGAGAGGCAAGCGTCCCGAACGATTCAAGCAAGCAAACCCAATGCCCACGGTTAGCGAGGGCGCCGATGGCGGTCCACCACCGCTGCCCAAACTTGTCACGTCAGTTGGCTCTTCCCGACCCTCGCCCGTGCCTTCACCCGGCATGCGTCCTACGATTGtggaaaataataactttgcTGAGCCATCCAGAGCGTCGTTCGTTGATAGCTCTGATCGACAGCCAGCCTTTAATATCCGCGTGGATTCCAACGCCCCACCTATGCGCTCTCAGTCTGCCGCGCCTTATCCCGTAGATGATCGGGCACAGCCGATGAACGCCCGCCCTGGTGGAGGAGCGCCATATCCAGACGACGATGGTCGACCAAACCCGGGCCGCTATAATAACTACCCCCCTAATCAAGGCCCCGCGGCCGACCGACCAAGCAGCGCATTCGGTATCAGGCCATCGACAGGTGGCGGCCCTGGTGGTCCCGGCCCAAGGCCGATGCCAGGCTCACAGTCGGCTGGCAACTTGTACCCATCTAACCAGCCTCCTCTTGGAGCTGGCCGTGGCAGAGGTGGACCCGGGCCTGGCCCGGGCCCAGGCCCGGGACGCCCATACGGAGGAGACAGCCGTCCCGGAAGCGCCCACTCGAATGGACGAGGTCAGCCGCCTCAAGGATACGGTGGACCGCCGCCAGGTCAATACGGTCCTCGGACGTCATCACGGCCAGGGCCGGATGGATATGCCGATCCTCATAACAGCGGCCCTGGCGGTCCCGGCGGCCCCGGAGGGCACTACCCAGAGAGAGTGGGTTCTCTCCCCCCACAAGCTGGAGGACACCCAGGAAGAGTGAATACCGGAGGTCCCGCAGGTCCCCAAGGCTTTGGAAACGGGCCGCGGCCAGGTCCCGGTATGCCAAGTCCTGGCATGCCCAGTCCCGGTATGCCGGGTCCTGGTAGAGCCGGCACTGCTCCTCCAGGACAAGGTCCTCCACGTCCTGATGTTCACAGCCCAAGTCCTGTACCAAGCGCGGCTTCAGCACCGAGCAAGCCTAGTAAAGCACCGAGCAAACAAGGCCCCGCAACGTTCGAAGATATGGGTATCCCACAGGGCAAACAGGATGGTGATTGC GTTGTCATGTAA